The nucleotide window TTCTTAAAAGTTTTATTTTGGCTCTATTACCAAATTCTTTCACACCTCCAGCTCTTGCTATACCTTCTAATACGGATATTTCTCTTGAATATGTACCATAAGTCCCAGGTCTTTCAGCCTCTCCTAATACTGTAAATCTAAAGTTTAATAGTTTTATTCTCACTGAAGGCTCATCCATCATATTTTTTAAAATGCCTCGCAATTTTGCTTCACCTTCTGTAAATGTAAGCCCTCCTAAGTCTACAGATCCTATTAGAGGTAAATCAACAAATCCCTTTTCATCTACTGTATATCCTAACACACTCCCTTGATCTGGGTTTTGAATATTTGCGATACTACTCCCTCCAATAGCTTCAACATATGCAAATGGGTTATATTCAGGAGGAGTAACCGTTTTCACTTCTACAAGTATCTGATCAAAAGGTCTTATTTTGTTTAATGCTACTGGAACACTTTCTACACTTCTATATACGGAGTCATAGGTAACTTCTTCCTTAATCTCACCTTCATGTTTTAAATAAGATATTTTTTTATTGGATACACAGCCTCCTAATACTAAGGAAAAGAATAGAAAATTTAAAAGTCTTATATGTTTCAAAACTATTTAAGTTGCGAGCAAAAAAAAGCTCAGATCAAAAAATCTAATACAGTAGCATAAAACTTATGCATTTCAAACAAATGGTAAAATAAGGCCTAATATGAGAGAAAAACAACTGTATCTTTAAATAATAAAATTTATGTAACATTAATCGATGAATAAAAATTCATAATTGATATACTTCTAAACATATTTAATGTTATCATTAGCAAAAAAAACACTCTATTCAGAAATAGAAATGCACAATGGGTAAATAGGTATTAATTGAATAAGCATAAAAAATTAGGTAGAATAAATTGATTTCGAGCCAAAACACTCAATTTTAAATACTTATTAGATTGTCTTTTGGTTGGATCTATTAAGGGTTATTTTGAATTACCATAGAATGAAAAGTCTTTGACTAGGCAATAAATCAACAACATATAAACATCATCTAGAGCACCTTTATGGTATTTTCCATTCTTTAGGAATATTACCCTTTTCATCATATTAAACAAAGTGGTTTTCATGATAGGATCAATTGCTTATTAAATACTAGATTAATATTATTTCAGTTTAACTATCTTTACTTAAACAACCCACTTCAATTCGTGAGAAACTTATTTTTTTTAAGTCTATTTTTTTTAAGTGCCAAATTAATGGCTCAAAACACCTCTTATAAGGAAAAGTGGGTTCCTGCTTATGGGTTTATTTTTGATTATGAAATCATCATTCCTGAAAGTATTCAAATACTAAATAGTTCTAATAAGAATATTAAACCAATAATCACTAAGACTAATAAATTGATATTTATTGATTACTCTTCAAAAGACACCTTATCTCATGATGAACAAATAAAAATAGCTTATCGGACTTTACCTTCTTCTCTAAAACAGACGGAACATCGTTCATTTGAAATTTATCAACAAGGTGGATATGGGATAAATAATTACCAAGACTCATATATTCAAAAAGTAGAGAAGAAGAACCAAAAGCAAGAGTTGTTCTATGCTCCAAACATAGAAAAAACAGGCTCTCTGACACGAGGACTTTCCATGGGTAACAATCAAGATGTATTTGTCAACTCTGCCATGAATTTACAGCTTCAAGGTAATATTACGGAAGACGT belongs to Flammeovirga agarivorans and includes:
- a CDS encoding polysaccharide biosynthesis/export family protein, giving the protein MKHIRLLNFLFFSLVLGGCVSNKKISYLKHEGEIKEEVTYDSVYRSVESVPVALNKIRPFDQILVEVKTVTPPEYNPFAYVEAIGGSSIANIQNPDQGSVLGYTVDEKGFVDLPLIGSVDLGGLTFTEGEAKLRGILKNMMDEPSVRIKLLNFRFTVLGEAERPGTYGTYSREISVLEGIARAGGVKEFGNRAKIKLLRKNGNITETIYLNLNDENFMQSPYYYLQQEDVIVVLPIERRPTLEYVQKNVSIVASITAALVSIVTLITVNR